The Negativicutes bacterium genome contains a region encoding:
- a CDS encoding YtxH domain-containing protein, which produces MNTLKKIGFGVCLGAAVGIAAGILFATKEGRTMRKTLKEKAIDSIDDLEEHVQDGSKEWNATAAHAAKKANQVIRNVDAKADTLQEDLTQGYNKIKHDVNQAVASDTKQGKTMEKKWQDKLDETIETVKNVAEEKSDDLSDAAAQAAAKTEHFVKEAAETAEDVGEEIKDGYHAIKHDLHRPGNV; this is translated from the coding sequence ATGAATACACTCAAGAAAATTGGCTTTGGCGTTTGCCTTGGCGCTGCGGTTGGTATCGCGGCCGGAATCCTATTTGCTACGAAAGAGGGCAGAACGATGCGGAAAACCTTAAAGGAAAAAGCAATCGACTCGATTGATGATTTGGAAGAACACGTTCAGGATGGCTCCAAAGAATGGAACGCGACGGCCGCCCATGCCGCCAAGAAGGCCAATCAAGTCATTCGGAATGTGGATGCAAAGGCTGATACTCTGCAGGAAGATCTGACGCAGGGCTACAATAAAATCAAACACGATGTCAATCAAGCGGTCGCTTCCGATACAAAACAAGGCAAAACCATGGAAAAGAAATGGCAGGATAAGCTGGACGAAACCATCGAAACGGTCAAGAATGTGGCTGAAGAAAAATCGGATGACCTGAGCGATGCCGCGGCGCAGGCCGCGGCGAAAACGGAACACTTTGTCAAAGAAGCCGCCGAGACAGCCGAAGACGTCGGCGAAGAAATTAAAGATGGCTATCATGCCATCAAGCATGATCTGCATCGGCCGGGAAACGTCTAG
- a CDS encoding DUF3494 domain-containing protein, with protein MRALKTRRMTALFTLLFLIVTTSFPVLAAPPAKIELGTASGFAILAGSTITNTGSTSISGDAGGNIGLYPGSAYVAAGVTTTGTAYIADAGGVASLAKTDLAAAYNQAAGSASTATITADLGGTTLTSGVYTSPSSISITGTLTLDGQGDPEAVFIFQAGSTLITAAGSEIKLINGARYCRVFWQVGSSATLGTNSKFVGHILAMLSITAATGASVEGQLLARNGAVMLESNTIFNGVCSTAALTVIKKVINDNTGTALPADFTLHVKTAGAFGTEVSGSPAPGSALGHVYTLLPGNYTVSENPAAGYSASFLGADALGNVSLAAGENRMVTLINDDIAVPVIAPLINVIKKPSPAALPAGTGSVTYTYTVTNPGSVELSGVIVSDDKINTVKLISGDLNSDHILQVSETWIYSATAVLSATTTNTVTAKGTGNGLQAIDLAYATVIVTPEETEPANPPLINVVKTASPQALLYGPGPVTYTYQITNPGLVALSNVSISDDKIQMIYYDSGDLNADGLLQTDETWTYSGLASLSETTANAVTVTGMANGMTATDLAFATVTVTPLTIPLIRVVKTASPLSLVSPGLVTYTYQVTNPGLVALSNISLFDDKIQMIYYDSGDLNADNLLQAGETWIYTGIASLSATTTNQVTVQGAANGMIATDSDSVTVSVVPIVAPIIRLEKTASPAALTGGAGTVTYTYTVTNPGTVTMSDVFVRDDKIATVYYTSGDLNHDYLLQTDEAWIFTAAATLQASTTNTAIAQGSANGLTATDQAAVTVPVTVAPVITTETGGTLPVTASPWSTLMLIGFAMLMLGAVSWIFIRRYE; from the coding sequence ATGAGAGCTCTGAAGACGAGAAGAATGACCGCTTTGTTTACGCTCCTCTTCCTTATCGTGACGACATCATTTCCCGTCTTGGCGGCACCGCCAGCCAAGATCGAATTGGGCACAGCCTCCGGTTTTGCTATCCTGGCGGGGTCGACAATAACAAACACCGGATCAACCAGCATCAGTGGTGATGCCGGCGGCAATATTGGTTTATACCCTGGTTCCGCTTATGTCGCTGCCGGCGTGACAACGACAGGCACCGCCTATATCGCGGATGCCGGTGGGGTGGCAAGTCTGGCCAAAACCGATCTGGCAGCCGCCTATAATCAAGCGGCCGGCAGTGCCTCCACTGCAACCATCACAGCCGATCTTGGTGGGACAACTTTAACCTCAGGAGTATATACGTCGCCGAGCAGCATCAGTATCACCGGTACGCTGACCCTGGATGGTCAGGGTGATCCCGAAGCGGTGTTTATTTTCCAGGCAGGCTCCACTTTGATAACAGCCGCTGGCAGTGAAATCAAATTGATCAACGGCGCTCGCTATTGCCGTGTTTTCTGGCAGGTCGGGAGTTCCGCCACCTTAGGAACCAATTCCAAATTTGTCGGTCATATTTTGGCGATGCTTTCCATCACGGCTGCGACCGGCGCATCGGTAGAAGGTCAGCTGTTAGCCCGCAATGGCGCCGTCATGCTGGAATCGAATACGATTTTTAATGGAGTTTGCAGCACAGCTGCCTTGACGGTGATCAAAAAAGTCATCAACGATAACACCGGAACAGCGCTGCCGGCCGATTTTACGCTGCATGTGAAAACTGCCGGCGCTTTTGGCACTGAGGTCAGCGGCAGTCCTGCGCCGGGTTCGGCTCTGGGTCACGTTTATACCCTACTCCCGGGCAATTACACCGTGAGTGAAAATCCCGCTGCCGGCTATAGCGCAAGCTTCCTCGGCGCCGATGCTCTGGGCAATGTCAGCCTTGCCGCGGGAGAAAACAGAATGGTGACGTTGATTAACGACGATATTGCTGTTCCTGTGATTGCACCGTTGATTAACGTTATCAAAAAACCGTCGCCGGCCGCCCTGCCTGCCGGGACCGGTTCGGTTACCTATACCTACACGGTAACCAATCCGGGTTCCGTCGAACTGAGCGGTGTGATTGTGAGCGATGATAAAATCAATACCGTCAAACTTATCTCAGGCGACTTGAATTCAGATCATATCCTGCAGGTTTCTGAGACCTGGATCTACAGCGCTACCGCAGTGCTCAGTGCGACCACAACCAATACAGTCACAGCCAAAGGCACCGGCAATGGTCTGCAGGCAATCGATCTTGCCTATGCAACGGTGATTGTGACGCCGGAGGAAACGGAACCAGCCAATCCTCCGCTGATCAATGTCGTGAAAACCGCGTCTCCGCAAGCCTTGCTCTACGGGCCCGGTCCGGTTACTTATACCTATCAGATCACAAATCCCGGCCTGGTGGCGCTCAGCAATGTCAGTATCAGCGATGATAAAATCCAGATGATCTATTATGATTCCGGCGATCTCAATGCGGATGGTTTACTGCAGACAGACGAAACCTGGACCTACAGCGGGCTTGCATCACTTAGTGAAACCACCGCCAACGCCGTCACTGTCACGGGTATGGCCAATGGCATGACTGCCACGGATCTCGCTTTTGCGACCGTAACGGTCACTCCTCTGACAATCCCCTTGATTCGGGTTGTGAAAACGGCTTCTCCGCTCTCCCTTGTCTCACCCGGTTTGGTCACCTACACCTATCAGGTCACGAATCCCGGCCTGGTGGCGCTGAGCAATATCAGTCTCTTTGATGACAAAATCCAGATGATCTATTATGATTCCGGCGATCTCAATGCGGATAATTTACTGCAGGCTGGTGAAACCTGGATCTATACCGGCATTGCTTCTCTGAGCGCCACGACGACCAATCAAGTCACCGTACAGGGTGCAGCCAACGGTATGATCGCTACGGACAGCGACTCTGTTACCGTGAGTGTGGTACCGATCGTCGCTCCGATCATTCGCCTTGAGAAGACTGCTTCGCCGGCGGCCTTGACCGGCGGTGCGGGAACGGTCACCTATACCTATACGGTCACGAATCCCGGTACCGTCACGATGAGTGATGTTTTTGTCAGAGATGATAAAATTGCTACCGTTTACTATACGTCCGGGGATCTCAATCATGATTACCTGCTGCAGACAGACGAAGCCTGGATTTTCACCGCTGCGGCAACCCTGCAAGCCAGCACAACCAATACAGCGATTGCCCAAGGCAGTGCCAATGGGCTCACCGCAACGGATCAAGCGGCTGTCACAGTGCCGGTTACCGTAGCGCCGGTGATTACGACTGAAACCGGCGGAACCTTGCCGGTAACGGCGTCTCCCTGGTCAACTTTGATGCTGATTGGTTTTGCCATGCTGATGCTGGGTGCAGTCAGCTGGATTTTTATCAGAAGATATGAATAG
- a CDS encoding class D sortase has product MNRQKAAKKRRQTVRRMAALLLMVGFLFTSVALGNLIVQNRRLISAYNAESFALAENQNPAGITALAAGAESICPAKEPAAAYYPIYPKTGEEIGSLAFPTLDAVIPIIQGTAVPDLEKGIGHYLQSVLPGETDNCVLAGHRDTVFRRLGELKIGDLVIIRTSAGTFTYEVTGTRVVAADDLTVIMPTDHAVLTMSTCYPFNTPGYYPERYIVSADLSIDP; this is encoded by the coding sequence ATGAATAGACAAAAAGCCGCGAAGAAACGCCGGCAAACCGTTCGCCGCATGGCTGCGCTGCTTCTGATGGTTGGGTTCCTGTTTACTTCTGTGGCACTGGGCAATCTCATTGTGCAGAACCGCAGGTTGATCAGTGCCTACAATGCAGAATCTTTTGCGCTGGCAGAGAATCAAAATCCGGCCGGAATCACAGCGCTGGCAGCCGGGGCAGAGTCCATCTGCCCTGCCAAAGAGCCGGCGGCAGCGTATTATCCGATTTATCCCAAAACAGGGGAAGAAATCGGCAGTCTGGCTTTCCCCACCTTGGATGCGGTCATACCGATCATTCAGGGTACCGCTGTTCCGGATTTGGAAAAAGGAATCGGTCATTATCTGCAGAGTGTGCTGCCCGGTGAAACGGACAACTGCGTCCTGGCCGGGCACCGTGATACGGTCTTTCGCCGTTTGGGCGAGCTGAAAATCGGTGATTTGGTGATCATCCGGACTTCCGCCGGTACTTTTACTTACGAAGTCACAGGTACGCGGGTTGTCGCTGCTGATGACCTGACTGTGATCATGCCGACCGATCATGCTGTTTTAACGATGTCCACCTGTTATCCTTTCAATACCCCGGGTTATTACCCCGAACGTTACATTGTCTCGGCTGATTTAAGCATCGATCCCTAG
- a CDS encoding DUF1232 domain-containing protein, giving the protein MPNLKERAARLKTDLPAVFLALQKKETPLAAKAAAAAALVYALSPIDLIPDFIPILGYLDDLILLPLLVALTIRLIPAELFAQCRQEAQGLWPGGRPNHWYYAVPIVAVWLLLLFLLVKAIWY; this is encoded by the coding sequence ATGCCGAACTTAAAAGAACGCGCTGCAAGATTAAAAACCGATCTCCCCGCTGTTTTTTTGGCTTTACAAAAAAAAGAGACGCCTTTGGCGGCGAAAGCGGCTGCCGCCGCTGCTCTTGTCTATGCTTTGTCTCCCATCGATTTGATTCCCGATTTCATCCCGATTCTGGGTTATCTGGATGACCTGATTCTTTTGCCGCTGCTGGTTGCTTTGACAATCCGCTTGATCCCGGCAGAGCTGTTTGCGCAATGCCGGCAGGAAGCGCAGGGCTTATGGCCGGGCGGCAGGCCAAATCACTGGTATTATGCTGTTCCGATTGTGGCGGTCTGGCTGTTGCTGCTTTTTTTACTGGTCAAGGCCATATGGTATTAA
- a CDS encoding ABC transporter ATP-binding protein/permease, giving the protein MKHSLTTSTILKILRQNLLLSFALLFVIAAVVLFSLIPPQLLKIIIDQNLVLKTNQGLLRLALLYLAVLILIGFFDFLKGGLLTVFGQKIVKDLRIEMTLKLERISTTYFSANQPGSITSRFSNDVENVNSLFADGVISMMIDCFKIIGIVVSIWYFSLKLGILALCLVPLIYFVTRAFQQRMLAAQIKNLEQIGRVNSHISESLKNVRMIKSFSKEAYMEELYRGRLEDNFRTLERVNFYDSCYSPIIQVMRALIIALIVLLSTDQVQFLGISVGMVAASIELFTNLFAPIETLGSELQNVQKGISGVERINRFVLEPEEPAKDASLTADLILPGIRTAGMRFEHVSFAYAADQPVLQDLNLTIPYGANVTFTGRTGVGKTTLFRLIMGLLQPTGGKIELGGADVYRIPNSEKRRIFGYVEQQFSFIQGTVAEQISLADETIRAEQVEKALRFVGLHDYVMKMAKGYATVVDAGGGDFSQGQKQLLSIARAIVADPVILLLDEVTANLDSATEAKIVTVLQKAEEGRMVLSISHRITSMLHSDLIVLLEDGRILTTGAPDEVMNGSNWLAKQLRLEKNQWKDQ; this is encoded by the coding sequence ATGAAGCATAGTCTGACCACCTCAACCATACTGAAAATATTGCGGCAGAATCTCTTGCTGAGCTTTGCTTTGCTGTTTGTGATTGCGGCGGTAGTGCTTTTCAGCTTAATTCCGCCGCAACTGCTCAAAATCATCATCGATCAAAACCTGGTCTTAAAAACCAACCAGGGTCTGCTGCGGCTGGCCCTGCTCTATTTGGCTGTTTTGATTTTGATCGGCTTTTTCGACTTTCTCAAAGGCGGTTTGCTGACTGTCTTCGGTCAGAAAATTGTCAAAGATCTGCGCATAGAAATGACTCTCAAACTGGAGCGGATCAGCACCACCTATTTTTCCGCCAACCAACCCGGCAGTATTACCTCCCGCTTCAGCAATGATGTGGAAAATGTCAATTCTCTGTTTGCCGACGGCGTCATCAGCATGATGATTGACTGCTTTAAAATCATTGGCATTGTGGTTTCGATCTGGTATTTTTCGCTTAAGCTGGGTATTCTGGCGCTCTGCCTGGTGCCTTTGATTTATTTCGTGACCCGCGCCTTTCAACAGCGCATGCTGGCGGCGCAAATTAAAAACCTGGAGCAGATCGGCCGCGTCAATTCGCATATTTCGGAAAGCTTGAAAAACGTTCGGATGATCAAATCGTTCAGCAAGGAAGCTTATATGGAGGAACTCTATCGCGGCCGCCTGGAGGATAATTTCCGCACGCTGGAACGGGTCAATTTCTACGATTCCTGTTACTCTCCCATCATCCAGGTCATGCGTGCGTTGATTATTGCGCTGATTGTGCTGCTTTCGACCGATCAGGTCCAATTTCTTGGTATCTCCGTTGGCATGGTGGCAGCCTCCATTGAATTATTCACCAATCTGTTTGCGCCGATCGAGACGCTGGGCAGCGAGCTGCAGAATGTGCAGAAAGGAATTTCCGGCGTAGAACGGATCAATCGCTTTGTCCTGGAACCGGAAGAACCGGCCAAGGATGCTTCTCTCACAGCGGATCTGATTCTGCCAGGTATCCGGACTGCCGGCATGCGCTTTGAGCACGTCTCGTTTGCGTATGCCGCCGATCAACCGGTTCTGCAGGATCTGAATCTAACCATTCCTTACGGTGCTAATGTGACATTTACCGGTCGCACCGGCGTTGGGAAAACGACGCTCTTCCGCCTGATCATGGGTTTGCTGCAACCAACGGGCGGCAAAATTGAATTAGGCGGTGCGGATGTCTATCGGATCCCCAATTCGGAGAAGCGCAGGATCTTTGGCTATGTGGAGCAGCAGTTCAGTTTCATTCAGGGAACGGTGGCGGAACAAATCAGTTTGGCCGATGAGACAATCCGGGCGGAACAGGTGGAAAAAGCCCTGCGTTTTGTCGGACTGCATGATTACGTGATGAAGATGGCCAAAGGTTACGCTACGGTGGTTGATGCCGGGGGCGGAGATTTTTCCCAGGGGCAAAAACAACTGCTCTCGATTGCCAGAGCCATTGTGGCGGATCCCGTGATTCTGCTCCTGGACGAGGTTACCGCCAATCTTGATTCCGCTACGGAGGCGAAGATCGTGACCGTGCTGCAAAAAGCGGAAGAAGGGCGCATGGTACTCTCCATTTCACATCGGATCACCTCCATGTTGCACAGCGACCTGATTGTTTTACTGGAGGACGGCCGTATTCTCACCACCGGCGCCCCGGATGAGGTGATGAACGGCAGCAACTGGCTGGCCAAACAATTACGATTGGAAAAAAACCAATGGAAAGATCAATGA